A region from the Enterobacter roggenkampii genome encodes:
- the radA gene encoding DNA repair protein RadA, which translates to MAKAPKRAFVCNECGADYPRWQGQCSACHAWNTITEVRGVAASPSVARNERLSGYAGNAGVSKVQKLSDISLEALPRFSTGFKEFDRVLGGGVVPGSAILIGGNPGAGKSTLLLQTLCKLAEQMKTLYVTGEESLQQVAMRAHRLGLPTGNLNMLSETSIEQICMIAEEEQPKLMVIDSIQVMHMADIQSSPGSVAQVRETAAYLTRFAKTRGVAIVMVGHVTKDGSLAGPKVLEHCIDCSVMLDGDADSRFRTLRSHKNRFGAVNELGVFAMTEQGLREVSNPSAIFLSRGDEITSGSSVMVLWEGTRPLLVEIQALVDHSMMGNPRRVAVGLEQNRLAILLAVLHRHGGLQMADQDVFVNVVGGVKVTETSADLALLLAMVSSLRDRPLPQDLVVFGEVGLAGEIRPVPSGQERISEAAKHGFRRAIVPAANVPKKIPEGMQVFGVKKLADALNVFDDL; encoded by the coding sequence GTGGCGAAAGCTCCAAAACGCGCATTTGTCTGTAATGAATGTGGTGCGGATTATCCGCGCTGGCAGGGGCAATGTAGCGCCTGCCATGCCTGGAACACCATCACCGAAGTGCGTGGTGTGGCGGCTTCGCCGAGCGTGGCGCGCAATGAACGCCTGAGTGGCTATGCGGGCAATGCAGGCGTGTCGAAGGTACAAAAACTTTCAGACATCAGCCTGGAGGCGCTGCCGCGCTTCTCCACCGGCTTCAAGGAATTTGACCGCGTGCTCGGCGGCGGCGTGGTGCCGGGCAGCGCGATCCTGATCGGCGGTAACCCGGGCGCGGGTAAATCGACTCTGCTGCTGCAAACGCTTTGCAAGCTCGCCGAACAGATGAAAACCCTGTACGTCACGGGCGAAGAATCACTCCAGCAGGTGGCAATGCGCGCGCACCGTCTCGGCCTGCCGACCGGCAACCTGAATATGCTGTCGGAAACCAGCATCGAGCAGATCTGCATGATCGCCGAAGAAGAGCAGCCGAAGCTGATGGTGATCGACTCCATCCAGGTGATGCACATGGCGGACATCCAGTCCTCGCCGGGCAGCGTCGCGCAGGTGCGTGAAACCGCGGCCTACCTGACGCGCTTTGCCAAAACGCGCGGCGTGGCGATTGTGATGGTCGGCCACGTGACCAAAGACGGCTCGCTGGCGGGACCGAAGGTGCTCGAACACTGTATCGACTGCTCGGTAATGCTCGACGGCGACGCAGACTCTCGCTTCCGTACCCTGCGCAGCCATAAAAATCGCTTTGGGGCGGTTAACGAACTGGGCGTGTTTGCCATGACCGAACAGGGGCTGCGCGAAGTCAGCAATCCGTCGGCCATCTTCCTGAGCCGGGGAGATGAAATCACCTCCGGCAGCTCGGTGATGGTGCTGTGGGAAGGGACGCGCCCGCTGCTCGTCGAAATTCAGGCACTGGTGGATCACTCGATGATGGGCAACCCGCGACGCGTGGCGGTCGGTCTGGAACAGAACCGCCTGGCAATCCTGCTGGCGGTGCTGCACCGTCACGGCGGGCTGCAGATGGCGGATCAGGACGTCTTCGTGAACGTGGTCGGCGGCGTCAAAGTCACCGAGACCAGCGCAGACCTGGCGCTGCTGCTGGCGATGGTCTCCAGCCTGCGCGACAGACCGCTGCCGCAGGATCTGGTCGTCTTTGGCGAAGTGGGCCTCGCCGGGGAAATCCGTCCGGTGCCGAGCGGCCAGGAGCGTATCTCCGAGGCGGCAAAACACGGTTTCCGTCGGGCTATCGTTCCCGCCGCCAACGTGCCGAAAAAAATCCCGGAAGGGATGCAGGTCTTTGGCGTGAAGAAACTCGCAGATGCGTTAAATGTCTTTGACGACTTATAA
- a CDS encoding YtjB family periplasmic protein produces the protein MARAKLKFRLHRAVIVLSCLALLVVLMQGASWFSQNHQRQRNPQFEELARTLARQVTLNVAPSMRNETPDEKRIGQVLRLLTENSRILDAGVYDEQGNLIARAGEHVDVRDRLALDGKKAGGYFNQQLVEPIQGKNGPLGYLRLTLDTHTLPTEAKQVDNTTNILRLMLLLSLAIGVVLARTLLRGKRTRWQQSPFLLTASRSVPEDEESEKKE, from the coding sequence ATGGCTCGCGCAAAACTGAAATTCCGGCTCCATCGCGCCGTGATTGTCCTTTCCTGTCTCGCACTCTTAGTGGTGCTGATGCAAGGGGCATCGTGGTTTAGCCAGAACCATCAACGGCAACGCAACCCGCAGTTTGAAGAACTGGCCCGCACGCTGGCACGCCAGGTCACGCTCAACGTCGCGCCGTCCATGCGTAACGAAACGCCTGACGAGAAGCGGATAGGCCAGGTTTTACGCCTGCTCACGGAGAACAGCCGCATTCTTGATGCCGGTGTCTATGATGAGCAAGGCAACCTGATTGCCCGAGCGGGTGAGCACGTCGACGTGCGAGACAGGCTGGCGCTGGACGGCAAAAAAGCCGGCGGCTACTTCAACCAGCAGCTTGTTGAACCTATTCAGGGGAAGAATGGCCCGCTGGGCTATCTGCGCCTCACCCTTGATACCCACACCCTGCCCACTGAAGCCAAACAGGTCGATAATACCACCAACATTCTGCGCCTGATGCTGCTGCTTTCACTCGCCATCGGCGTTGTGCTGGCACGCACTCTGCTTCGGGGCAAGCGCACGCGCTGGCAGCAATCCCCGTTCCTGCTGACCGCCAGCCGGTCAGTCCCCGAAGACGAAGAGAGCGAGAAGAAAGAATAG
- the serB gene encoding phosphoserine phosphatase, giving the protein MPNITWCDLPTDVSLWPGLPLSLSGDEVMPLDYHAGRSGWLLYGRGLDKQRLTQYQTKLGAAMVIVAAWCVEDYQVIRLAGSLTQRATRLAHDAGLDVAPLGKIPHLKTPGLLVMDMDSTAIQIECIDEIAKLAGSGELVAEVTERAMRGELDFTASLRQRVATLKGADANILRQVRDELPLMPGLTQLVLKLQSLGWKVAIASGGFTFFADYLREKLHLTTVVANELEIMDGKLTGQVIGDIVDAQYKANTLTRLAEKYEIPVVQTVAIGDGANDLPMIKAAGLGIAYHAKPKVNEKTEVTIRHADLMGVFCILSGSLNQK; this is encoded by the coding sequence ATGCCGAACATTACCTGGTGTGACCTGCCAACGGATGTCTCTTTATGGCCAGGATTGCCGCTCTCTTTAAGTGGCGATGAGGTGATGCCTCTGGATTACCACGCCGGTCGTAGCGGCTGGCTGCTGTACGGACGCGGTCTGGATAAGCAACGCCTGACCCAGTATCAAACCAAACTGGGGGCCGCGATGGTCATCGTCGCCGCCTGGTGCGTGGAAGACTACCAGGTCATTCGCCTGGCGGGCTCTCTGACCCAGCGCGCCACGCGCCTGGCGCATGACGCCGGGCTGGATGTCGCACCGCTGGGTAAAATTCCGCACCTGAAAACGCCTGGCCTGCTGGTCATGGACATGGACTCTACCGCCATTCAGATCGAGTGTATCGACGAAATTGCGAAGCTGGCGGGCAGCGGCGAGCTGGTGGCTGAAGTCACCGAGCGTGCGATGCGCGGCGAGCTGGATTTCACCGCCAGCCTGCGACAGCGCGTGGCGACCCTGAAAGGGGCCGATGCCAACATTCTGCGTCAGGTGCGCGATGAACTGCCCCTGATGCCAGGGCTGACGCAGCTGGTGCTGAAGCTGCAGTCCCTCGGCTGGAAGGTGGCGATCGCCTCCGGTGGCTTCACCTTCTTCGCGGATTATCTGCGGGAAAAACTGCATCTGACCACCGTGGTGGCCAACGAGCTGGAGATCATGGACGGCAAGCTGACCGGCCAGGTGATCGGCGATATTGTGGATGCCCAGTACAAAGCCAATACGCTGACGCGCCTCGCGGAAAAATATGAAATTCCGGTTGTCCAGACCGTCGCCATCGGTGACGGCGCGAATGACCTGCCGATGATCAAAGCGGCCGGCCTGGGCATTGCCTACCATGCCAAGCCAAAAGTGAATGAAAAGACGGAAGTGACTATCCGTCACGCTGACCTGATGGGGGTGTTCTGCATTCTCTCCGGCAGCCTTAATCAGAAATAA
- the nadR gene encoding multifunctional transcriptional regulator/nicotinamide-nucleotide adenylyltransferase/ribosylnicotinamide kinase NadR, with protein MSSFDYIKTAIRQKGCTLQQVADASGMTKGYLSQLLNAKIKSPSAQKLEALHRFLGLEFPRMQKNIGVVFGKFYPLHTGHIYLIQRACSQVDELHIIMGYDETRDRQLFEDSAMSQQPTVPDRLRWLLQTFKYQKNIRIHAFNEEGMEPYPHGWDVWSNGIKAFMEEKGIAPNWIYTSEESDAPQFREHLGIETVLIDPKRTFMNISGAQIRENPFRYWDYIPTEVKPFFVRTVAILGGESSGKSTLVNKLANIFNTTSAWEYGRDYVFSHLGGDEMALQYSDYDKIALGHAQYIDFAVKYANKVAFIDTDFVTTQAFCKKYEGREHPFVQALIDEYRFDLVILLENNTPWVADGMRSLGSSVDRREFQSMLVEMLNENNVEFVHVEESDYDSRFLRCVELVKEMMGEQG; from the coding sequence ATGTCATCATTTGACTACATCAAGACCGCTATCCGCCAGAAAGGCTGCACGTTGCAGCAGGTGGCAGACGCCAGCGGTATGACCAAAGGCTACCTGAGCCAACTGCTGAACGCCAAAATCAAAAGCCCCAGCGCGCAGAAGCTGGAAGCGCTGCACCGCTTTCTGGGGCTGGAATTCCCGCGTATGCAAAAGAACATCGGCGTGGTGTTTGGCAAGTTTTACCCGCTGCATACCGGGCATATCTATCTGATCCAGCGCGCCTGTAGCCAGGTGGACGAGCTGCACATCATCATGGGGTACGACGAAACCCGCGATCGTCAGCTGTTTGAAGACAGCGCCATGTCGCAGCAGCCGACCGTGCCGGACCGTTTGCGCTGGCTGCTTCAGACCTTCAAGTACCAGAAAAACATTCGCATTCATGCCTTTAACGAAGAGGGTATGGAGCCGTACCCACACGGCTGGGACGTGTGGAGCAACGGCATCAAAGCGTTTATGGAAGAGAAGGGCATTGCGCCGAACTGGATCTACACCTCTGAAGAGTCCGACGCGCCGCAGTTCCGCGAGCATCTGGGCATCGAGACGGTGCTGATCGACCCGAAACGCACCTTCATGAACATCAGCGGAGCGCAGATCCGCGAAAACCCGTTCCGCTACTGGGATTACATCCCGACCGAGGTGAAGCCGTTCTTTGTGCGCACCGTCGCGATCCTGGGCGGCGAGTCGAGCGGTAAATCAACGCTGGTCAACAAGCTCGCTAACATCTTCAACACGACCAGCGCGTGGGAGTACGGCCGCGACTATGTCTTCTCGCACCTGGGCGGCGACGAGATGGCGCTGCAGTATTCCGACTACGACAAAATCGCGCTCGGTCACGCTCAGTACATTGATTTCGCGGTGAAATACGCCAACAAGGTGGCGTTCATCGATACCGATTTTGTCACCACCCAGGCGTTCTGCAAAAAGTACGAAGGGCGCGAGCACCCGTTCGTGCAGGCGCTGATTGACGAATACCGCTTTGACCTGGTGATCCTGCTGGAAAACAACACCCCGTGGGTGGCCGACGGCATGCGCAGCCTCGGCAGCTCGGTGGACAGGCGGGAATTCCAGTCCATGCTGGTGGAGATGCTCAACGAAAACAACGTTGAGTTTGTGCACGTTGAAGAGTCAGACTACGATTCCCGTTTCCTGCGCTGCGTCGAACTGGTGAAGGAGATGATGGGGGAGCAGGGGTAA
- a CDS encoding LysR family transcriptional regulator encodes MFKQLQDMALFALVAEMGSFTAAAQKAELPKSSVSQRISQLEQQVGIRLLNRTTRRLNLTFAGEHYLVHCREMLAASERAEYAIQRLRENPSGRLRITCPAGIGATLLAHMNAEFQLRYPEVSLDVSISDDVVDLVEAGFDVALRTGKPQDSSLIGRMIGHCPRYMLASPDYLARRGPLTHPRQLVEHRSITHRAWSEWLLRSESEDYRYLPDNAHMTDNLVYARECAIAGAGITLLPAFLLEDKVEKGALVQVLPEWNVEGNDLWLAYPSRKLNSPALMSYIEFAMQFDEVKRYYVGK; translated from the coding sequence ATGTTTAAACAGCTGCAGGATATGGCGCTATTCGCGCTGGTGGCCGAGATGGGCAGCTTTACCGCGGCAGCCCAGAAGGCGGAGCTGCCAAAATCCAGCGTAAGCCAGCGGATTAGCCAGCTGGAGCAGCAGGTGGGCATTCGCCTGCTTAACCGCACCACACGCAGGCTGAACCTGACGTTTGCGGGCGAGCACTATCTGGTGCACTGCCGTGAAATGCTGGCGGCCAGCGAGCGGGCGGAGTACGCCATCCAGCGCCTGCGCGAAAACCCCAGCGGGCGGCTGCGCATCACCTGCCCGGCGGGGATTGGCGCGACGCTGCTGGCGCATATGAATGCCGAGTTCCAGCTTCGCTATCCCGAGGTTTCGCTGGACGTGTCGATCTCTGATGACGTGGTGGATCTGGTCGAGGCCGGCTTTGACGTGGCGCTGCGTACCGGCAAGCCGCAGGACTCCTCCCTGATTGGCCGCATGATCGGGCACTGCCCGCGCTACATGCTGGCCTCGCCGGACTATCTGGCGCGCCGTGGGCCGCTAACGCATCCCCGTCAGCTGGTGGAGCACCGCAGCATTACGCATCGGGCGTGGTCAGAGTGGCTTCTGCGAAGCGAGAGCGAGGATTACCGCTACCTGCCGGATAACGCGCACATGACCGATAACCTGGTATACGCCCGCGAATGTGCGATTGCCGGTGCGGGGATTACGCTCCTTCCGGCTTTTTTGCTGGAAGATAAGGTCGAGAAAGGGGCGCTGGTTCAGGTGCTGCCGGAATGGAATGTTGAAGGCAACGACCTCTGGCTGGCCTACCCGAGCCGCAAGCTGAATTCGCCCGCGCTGATGAGCTATATCGAGTTTGCGATGCAGTTTGACGAGGTGAAGCGGTATTACGTGGGCAAATAA
- a CDS encoding zinc-binding alcohol dehydrogenase family protein, producing the protein MSVKAIAVNPENPSTFIEITPPMPQPGEHDLLVEVKAVSVNPVDTKVHAGIAKNGLNEPRVLGWDASGIVKAVGAGVTGFKPGDEVWYAGDITRPGSNATHQLIDARIVGHKPSSLGWAAAAALPLTALTAWEGLFERLNIQDAGADKTLLIVGGAGGVGSLAIPFAKHNSKVKVIATASREDSARWCRDRGADVVVNYRDLKGELAKHGLTFVDYIFILNDTDGHWDAVSDLIAPQGHICSIVENEHPLNQDKLKSKSAALHWEFMYTRSMYQTADMARQGEILNEVAKLVDNGVVESSLSETLHGLSVESITEAHRKVLDGHMRGKVVVEF; encoded by the coding sequence ATGTCAGTTAAAGCCATCGCCGTTAACCCTGAAAATCCCTCTACTTTCATTGAAATCACTCCACCGATGCCGCAGCCCGGCGAGCACGATCTGCTGGTGGAGGTGAAAGCCGTCTCCGTTAACCCGGTCGATACCAAAGTCCACGCGGGCATTGCTAAGAACGGGCTGAACGAGCCGCGCGTGCTGGGTTGGGATGCCAGCGGAATCGTCAAAGCCGTTGGGGCTGGCGTCACCGGATTCAAACCGGGAGATGAAGTGTGGTACGCAGGCGACATCACCCGTCCGGGCAGCAACGCTACGCATCAGCTGATCGATGCACGCATTGTCGGGCACAAACCGTCAAGCCTCGGCTGGGCGGCTGCCGCCGCGCTGCCGTTGACCGCGCTCACCGCGTGGGAAGGCCTGTTTGAACGGCTGAACATTCAGGACGCCGGTGCGGACAAAACCCTGCTGATCGTCGGCGGTGCGGGCGGGGTGGGATCGCTGGCGATCCCGTTTGCGAAGCACAACAGCAAGGTAAAGGTGATCGCAACCGCGTCCCGAGAAGATTCCGCCCGGTGGTGCCGCGATCGCGGTGCAGATGTGGTGGTGAACTACCGCGATCTGAAAGGCGAACTGGCGAAGCACGGGCTGACCTTTGTGGATTACATTTTCATCCTCAACGACACCGACGGGCACTGGGATGCGGTCAGCGACCTGATTGCACCGCAGGGGCATATCTGTTCCATCGTGGAGAATGAACACCCGCTGAACCAGGACAAGCTGAAGTCCAAATCCGCCGCCCTGCACTGGGAATTTATGTACACCCGCAGCATGTACCAGACCGCTGATATGGCGCGTCAGGGTGAGATCCTCAATGAGGTGGCGAAGCTGGTGGATAACGGCGTGGTGGAAAGCTCACTGAGTGAAACGCTGCACGGGCTGAGCGTGGAAAGCATTACCGAGGCGCACCGCAAGGTGCTGGACGGGCATATGCGTGGGAAAGTGGTGGTTGAGTTCTGA
- the lplA gene encoding lipoate--protein ligase LplA yields MSTLRLLISDSYDPWFNLAVEECIFRQMPATQRVLFLWRNADTVVIGRAQNPWKECNTRRMEEDNVRLARRSSGGGAVFHDLGNTCFTFMAGKPEYDKTISTSIVLNALNSLGVTAEASGRNDLVVKTPDGDRKVSGSAYRETMDRGFHHGTLLLNADLSRLANYLNPDKKKLQAKGITSVRGRVANLVELLPGITHEQICDAIREAFFEHYGERVEAEAISPDKTPDLPNFAETFARQSSWEWNFGQAPAFSHLLDERFTWGGVELHFDVEKGHITRTQVFTDSLNPAPLEALAARLQGCLYRADMLQQECDALIGDFPEQEKELRDLSTWVAQAVR; encoded by the coding sequence ATGTCGACGTTACGCCTGCTTATCTCTGACTCTTACGATCCCTGGTTTAACCTGGCAGTGGAGGAGTGCATCTTCCGCCAGATGCCTGCCACCCAGCGCGTACTGTTTCTCTGGCGCAATGCCGATACGGTGGTTATTGGTCGTGCGCAAAACCCGTGGAAAGAGTGCAACACCCGCCGTATGGAAGAGGACAACGTCCGTCTGGCGCGCCGCAGCAGCGGCGGCGGCGCGGTATTCCACGATCTGGGCAATACCTGCTTTACCTTTATGGCGGGCAAACCGGAATACGACAAAACCATCTCAACGTCCATCGTCCTCAACGCGCTCAATTCGCTCGGCGTGACGGCGGAAGCCTCCGGACGTAACGATCTGGTGGTCAAAACGCCCGATGGCGACCGCAAGGTATCCGGCTCTGCCTATCGCGAAACGATGGATCGCGGATTCCACCACGGTACCCTGCTGCTGAACGCCGATCTCAGCCGTCTGGCTAACTACCTTAATCCAGATAAGAAAAAGCTACAGGCTAAGGGCATCACCTCCGTGCGCGGGCGCGTGGCGAATCTGGTGGAACTGCTGCCCGGGATTACTCACGAGCAGATTTGCGATGCGATTCGTGAAGCCTTCTTCGAACATTACGGCGAGCGGGTAGAAGCTGAAGCGATCTCCCCTGACAAAACCCCGGACCTGCCCAACTTCGCGGAAACCTTTGCGCGCCAGAGCAGCTGGGAGTGGAACTTCGGTCAGGCCCCTGCCTTTTCCCATCTGCTGGACGAACGGTTTACCTGGGGCGGCGTGGAGCTGCACTTCGACGTGGAGAAAGGCCATATCACCCGCACGCAGGTCTTTACGGATAGTCTCAATCCGGCACCGTTAGAGGCGCTGGCCGCGCGTCTGCAGGGCTGTTTGTATCGGGCGGATATGTTGCAGCAGGAGTGTGATGCGCTGATCGGCGATTTTCCGGAGCAGGAAAAAGAGTTAAGGGATTTGTCAACATGGGTTGCACAGGCCGTGCGCTAG
- the ettA gene encoding energy-dependent translational throttle protein EttA: MAQFVYTMHRVGKVVPPKRHILKNISLSFFPGAKIGVLGLNGAGKSTLLRIMAGIDTDIEGEARPQPGIKIGYLPQEPQLNPEHTVRESVEEAVSEVVNALKGLDEVYAKYAEPDADFDKLAAQQGKYEEIIQAHDGHNLNVQLERAADALRLPDWDAKIANLSGGERRRVALCRLLLEKPDMLLLDEPTNHLDAESVAWLERFLHDFEGTVVAITHDRYFLDNVAGWILELDRGEGIPWEGNYSSWLEQKDQRLAQEASQEAARRKSIEKELEWVRQGTKGRQSKGKARLARFEELNNTEYQKRNETNELFIPPGARLGDKVVEVTNLRKSYGDRVLIDDLTFSVPKGAIVGIIGPNGAGKSTLFRMMSGQEQPDSGSITLGETVKLASVDQFRDAMDNSKTVWEEVSGGLDIMRIGNTEMPSRAYVGRFNFKGTDQGKRVGELSGGERGRLHLAKLLQVGGNVLLLDEPTNDLDIETLRALENALLEFPGCAMVISHDRWFLDRIATHILDYQDEGKVEFFEGNFTEYEEYKKRTLGADALEPKRIKYKRIAK; the protein is encoded by the coding sequence GTGGCTCAATTCGTTTATACCATGCATCGTGTCGGCAAAGTTGTCCCGCCGAAACGTCATATTCTTAAAAATATCTCGCTGAGCTTCTTCCCGGGCGCAAAAATCGGTGTTCTGGGTCTCAACGGTGCCGGTAAGTCCACCCTGCTGCGCATCATGGCCGGCATTGATACAGACATCGAAGGTGAAGCCCGTCCGCAGCCTGGCATCAAGATTGGCTACCTGCCGCAGGAACCTCAGCTGAACCCGGAACACACCGTTCGCGAATCCGTTGAAGAAGCGGTGTCCGAAGTGGTTAACGCCCTGAAAGGTCTGGATGAAGTGTATGCCAAATATGCCGAACCGGATGCGGACTTCGACAAGCTGGCCGCACAGCAGGGCAAGTATGAAGAGATCATCCAGGCGCACGACGGTCACAACCTGAACGTGCAGCTGGAGCGCGCGGCGGATGCCCTGCGTCTGCCGGACTGGGATGCAAAAATCGCGAACCTCTCCGGTGGTGAACGCCGCCGCGTGGCGCTGTGCCGCCTGCTGCTGGAAAAACCAGACATGCTGCTGCTCGACGAACCGACTAACCACCTGGATGCGGAATCCGTGGCGTGGCTGGAGCGCTTCCTGCACGACTTCGAAGGCACCGTTGTGGCGATTACCCACGACCGTTACTTCCTCGACAACGTCGCCGGCTGGATCCTGGAGCTGGACCGCGGTGAAGGTATTCCGTGGGAAGGCAACTACTCCTCCTGGCTGGAGCAGAAAGATCAGCGTCTGGCTCAGGAAGCGTCTCAGGAAGCGGCGCGCCGTAAGTCTATCGAGAAAGAGCTGGAGTGGGTGCGTCAGGGCACAAAAGGCCGTCAGTCTAAGGGCAAAGCCCGTCTGGCACGCTTTGAAGAGCTGAACAACACCGAATACCAGAAACGTAACGAAACCAACGAACTGTTTATTCCACCTGGAGCTCGTCTGGGGGATAAAGTGGTTGAAGTGACCAACCTGCGTAAGTCCTACGGCGACCGCGTGCTGATCGACGATCTGACCTTCTCCGTACCGAAAGGCGCTATCGTGGGCATCATCGGTCCGAACGGCGCGGGTAAATCGACCCTGTTCCGCATGATGTCCGGTCAGGAACAGCCAGACAGCGGCTCTATCACCCTGGGTGAGACCGTGAAGCTGGCCTCCGTTGACCAGTTCCGCGACGCGATGGATAACAGCAAAACCGTGTGGGAAGAAGTCTCCGGCGGTCTGGATATCATGCGTATCGGCAACACCGAGATGCCAAGCCGCGCCTACGTTGGCCGCTTTAACTTCAAAGGCACCGACCAGGGCAAACGCGTGGGCGAGCTGTCCGGCGGTGAGCGCGGTCGTCTGCATCTGGCGAAGCTGCTGCAGGTGGGCGGTAACGTTCTGCTGCTCGATGAACCAACAAACGACCTGGATATCGAAACCCTGCGCGCGCTGGAAAACGCCCTGCTGGAATTCCCGGGCTGCGCGATGGTTATCTCGCACGACCGCTGGTTCCTGGACCGTATCGCGACCCACATTCTGGACTACCAGGATGAAGGTAAGGTGGAGTTCTTCGAAGGTAACTTCACCGAATACGAAGAGTACAAGAAACGCACGCTGGGCGCCGACGCGCTGGAGCCGAAGCGTATTAAGTACAAGCGTATTGCGAAATAA